One Synechocystis sp. LKSZ1 genomic window, CGATGCAGACTCAGTATGACCTAATCGTTAACTTTGCCTACGATTGGTTGCCTTTTTATCTGACGCCATTTTTTCAACGGCCAGTGGCCCATTTGGTCAGTATGGGGTCTTTAACCGCCATGCTGGATCGGTTTCTGCATCACGTCAATGCAAACTTTCCCCAGGCGCTAGCCTTCCACAGCCAGAGCCAAGCTGGTACCTTTGGACTCAAATCAGCTCGCTGTATCGGTAATGCCCTAGATTTGGCCCTCTACCAATTTTGTCCCCAGCCCCAGGACTATCTTGCTTGGGTGGGACGGATTTCCCCCGAAAAGGGCCTGGAAGATGCCCTAGCGGCCTGTCAGACGACGGGCCAAGTTCTACGCATCTATGGCAAAGTCCAGGATGAATCCTATTGGCAGGCCCTCCAGGGCCAATTTCCCCAGGCCAGTGCATATTATCGGGGTTTTCTGAGTACAGAAGCCTTGCAAGCTGAACTGCGGCAAAGCCGGGCTTTGGTGATGACCCCCCGCTGGGTCGAGGCCTTTGGCAATGTGGTCATTGAGGCTATGGCCTGTGGCGTTCCGGTGGTGGCCTATCGTCGGGGCGGCCCCAGTGAAATTGTTCGGGAGGGCCAGACGGGCTTTCTGGTGGAACCGGATAATGTGATGGCCCTGGCAGAGGCCCTAAAGAGTATCGATCACATCGACCGCCAGGCCTGTCGTTGGCAGACGGAGCAGGACTATTCCCTGCCGGCCTTTGCAGAGCGTTTAGACACTTGGTTCCAAGCGATGTTGGCCGATGCCTGAACAAACACTCACTTATCCTGGAAGCGATGCCGGCTGGTTTGCTCGCCCCTGCCAGTACTGTTTCAGATCTTGACTGAGGTCGTTGGAGAGCAAAAAATTCCCTAACAAGTTAGGAAAGGCCATGCCCAGGAGCATCATGTCACTAAAATCCACCACAGCGCCCAAATTCACCACGGCCCCTAGAAAAATAAAAGCTAAGAATAAGACCTTGTAGAGGACTAAAGACGATTCACCAAATAAATAGGCCCAACAGCGCTCTCCGTAATAGCTCCAGGTGATCGTGGTTGAAAAGGCAAAGAGTAGAATCACGACGGCTAAAATGTAGGGAAACCAAATCACCACGGAACCAAAGGCCAGGGCCGCCAGGGCCGAGCCATCCACAACCTCCGGCAGATCAAAGCCGTAAACCCCTGTCGTTAAAATGACCAGGGCCGTCAAGTTACAAACTAGGACGGTATCGATCAGCGGCTCTAGCATGGCCACCAGGCCCTCTTGAATTGGATTATTGGTTTTTGCCACCGCATGGGCGATAGCCGCGGCCCCCAGACCAGCATTATTGGAAAAAGCACTGCGACGAAACCCCTGGACAAAGACCCCCAGTACGCCACCGGCAAGGGCCTGGGGAGCAAAGGCTTCTTGGCTAATCAGGGCCAGGGCCGGCAGAATGGCCGACAAACGCTGGCATAAAATCCAGGCCGCCATGGCAAAATACACAATCACCATCAAGGGAATCAGGCGACTCGTCACCTGCCCAATGCGACCAATGCCCCCCAGGATCACTAACCCCGTCAGTAGAGCAAACAGCAGACCGTAGAGCCAATCATAGCCCTGGAGGGCTGGTACAATTGTCACCAGGATGGCGTAGGATTGGTTAGCCTGAAACATATTGCCGCCGCCCAGGGCCGCTCCAATACCAAATCCCGAAAAAATAATGGCCAGGATCTGGCCCAGTGTTCCCCGGCCCTGTTCCCCTAAACCGAGGGAAAGATAGAACATTGGCCCGCCTCGAATCGTCCCTGAGGGGTCAATTTGCCGATACTTGACCCCTAGACTACATTCGACAAACTTATTGGCCATGCCCAGAATGGCCGCCACCGTCATCCAAAAAACGGCCCCTGGCCCCCCAGTTTGAATGGCAATGGCTACCCCTGCAATATTACCCAGACCAATACTGCCGGATAGGGCCGTGGTCAAGGCCTGGAAAGGCGTTACTTCCCCCTCGTGGGTCTCCTCCGCGCTGGAACGAAATCCGAGTCGCATCGCTTCTGCTAGGCCAAAAAGATTGACCAATCTAAGGCGCAGGCTAAAGAATAGGCCCCCGACTGCCAGCCAAAGAATAATGGCTGGAACACCACCAACGGAGAAAAACAGAATGGGCTCAAGGGCCGTGACCAGGAGCGAAAAGATGGCATCTAGCCACTCTGGTAAGCTTTGTAGGGAAGAGAGAAAGGACACTCGTCAGATAAGCCAGAATGAATTTTCTCTCACTATTATGTTCGACGATTGCTGTCAAAAGTCTTGCCCCAGTTAATCAATTCGTAGAGAAAGGAACGTCCTTAGCCTTGACAGTGGAGGTTGAAGAAAATGAAGATAGGGCTGCCACTGGGAGTTGTTTTGTTGATAGTAGCTCTCTTTTGGGTTGATACTCTGGCACTAAGTGCTTCAATACAGCCTGTAAATTTTCTAAATTTCTAGCTCTAGCAGCCTTGAGTAATTCGTTTAGAGCCGGTTCCAACTGTTCCCAGGGTACCGTAGCTTCCTGGGCTCCATAGATTTT contains:
- a CDS encoding alanine/glycine:cation symporter family protein, encoding MSFLSSLQSLPEWLDAIFSLLVTALEPILFFSVGGVPAIILWLAVGGLFFSLRLRLVNLFGLAEAMRLGFRSSAEETHEGEVTPFQALTTALSGSIGLGNIAGVAIAIQTGGPGAVFWMTVAAILGMANKFVECSLGVKYRQIDPSGTIRGGPMFYLSLGLGEQGRGTLGQILAIIFSGFGIGAALGGGNMFQANQSYAILVTIVPALQGYDWLYGLLFALLTGLVILGGIGRIGQVTSRLIPLMVIVYFAMAAWILCQRLSAILPALALISQEAFAPQALAGGVLGVFVQGFRRSAFSNNAGLGAAAIAHAVAKTNNPIQEGLVAMLEPLIDTVLVCNLTALVILTTGVYGFDLPEVVDGSALAALAFGSVVIWFPYILAVVILLFAFSTTITWSYYGERCWAYLFGESSLVLYKVLFLAFIFLGAVVNLGAVVDFSDMMLLGMAFPNLLGNFLLSNDLSQDLKQYWQGRANQPASLPG
- a CDS encoding glycosyltransferase family 4 protein, with the protein product MALLSPLRVLLVSTSVGPLGSGLGGGVELTLKNFAQALRLKGHRPTVLAPKDSVLEGFELYEVPGQWQIPQQTLDPQAPMCLPDNSVLVNLWEQARAMQTQYDLIVNFAYDWLPFYLTPFFQRPVAHLVSMGSLTAMLDRFLHHVNANFPQALAFHSQSQAGTFGLKSARCIGNALDLALYQFCPQPQDYLAWVGRISPEKGLEDALAACQTTGQVLRIYGKVQDESYWQALQGQFPQASAYYRGFLSTEALQAELRQSRALVMTPRWVEAFGNVVIEAMACGVPVVAYRRGGPSEIVREGQTGFLVEPDNVMALAEALKSIDHIDRQACRWQTEQDYSLPAFAERLDTWFQAMLADA